A genomic segment from Peribacillus sp. ACCC06369 encodes:
- a CDS encoding nitroreductase, whose product MKLEDIIKERRSIKRFKDIPVPIDTIQSLLETSTWAPNHKMTQPWRFVVVHGESRLKLAEATRAFMAGKEKDPEKKNAAGQRGYNKLIDVPMFIAVIMEENPNPMTREEDYAATSALIQNFSLLAWEQGIGMIWETYGMIHSMEFREALGVKPGEKIVGSLHVGYPDMIPAPRPRKEIDQLLTIMD is encoded by the coding sequence ATGAAACTTGAAGATATCATTAAAGAACGGCGCAGCATTAAGCGATTTAAGGACATTCCTGTTCCTATTGATACCATCCAATCATTATTGGAAACGTCGACATGGGCACCGAACCATAAAATGACCCAGCCTTGGCGCTTCGTCGTGGTACATGGCGAAAGCCGTTTAAAACTCGCAGAAGCAACCCGTGCTTTTATGGCAGGCAAAGAGAAGGACCCTGAAAAGAAAAACGCAGCCGGACAGCGAGGATATAATAAACTTATAGATGTCCCGATGTTCATCGCAGTGATCATGGAAGAGAATCCGAATCCAATGACACGTGAAGAAGATTATGCAGCTACAAGTGCCTTGATCCAAAATTTCAGCCTGCTTGCCTGGGAACAAGGAATCGGGATGATATGGGAAACATACGGCATGATCCACAGCATGGAGTTTCGTGAAGCTTTAGGCGTTAAACCTGGCGAGAAAATCGTAGGCAGCCTTCATGTCGGCTATCCCGACATGATCCCTGCCCCACGCCCCAGGAAAGAGATCGATCAACTCCTGACAATTATGGACTAA
- a CDS encoding ABC transporter ATP-binding protein: MKKLASFLKPYWLLIILALILMIVELGVELLQPLFIAKIIDDGILQKDLSVVIKWGSVMVGLSIFSFIGGIVNSFTASHVSQSFGHDVRKSLFGKIQAFSFANLNNIPTSSLITRMTNDVTQLQNTVFMGLRIMARAPLIVIGGAIMAIAVDFKLSLVLVISIPVLVFFLGWVMKRAAILFKLVQKKLDNVNGVMRENLIGMRLIKAFLRKEHEIGRFDDANDELKRKTMSSLRLIETTMPVLMLVMNVAILIILWLGSEFITTGDIQVGEVVAIVNYATRIAASLSVFSWLIMVISRAKASAERVTEIFETPIDIDEGKLESKSEAVNGGGIKFLDVSFRYPGTDAPVLKNLNFSIDLGESLAIIGATGSGKTSLFQLIPRLYEVESGSIQIDGQDVKDIPLNSLRKRIGYVPQEALLFSGTIKSNVAWGKEGASMEEIMAAAMHAQVHETIMKLPKQYETQLGQKGVNLSGGQKQRLSIARALVRKPKILILDDSTSALDLKTESRLLAALKAYTCTTLIITQKISTAMEADKILLLENGQVLALGKHQDLIQSSDLYRKIVHSQFGEEGVSLESKNISR, from the coding sequence ATGAAAAAACTGGCCTCATTTCTTAAGCCGTACTGGCTCTTGATCATTCTTGCTTTAATCTTAATGATTGTCGAGCTCGGTGTAGAACTGTTACAACCTCTATTTATAGCAAAAATAATTGATGATGGCATTTTACAGAAAGATTTATCGGTGGTGATTAAATGGGGAAGCGTCATGGTTGGACTTTCCATTTTTTCATTTATTGGCGGGATCGTTAATTCCTTTACGGCATCACATGTAAGTCAGAGTTTTGGACATGATGTCAGGAAAAGCCTTTTTGGTAAGATACAGGCGTTTTCTTTTGCGAATTTGAATAATATCCCGACTTCCTCGTTGATCACAAGGATGACGAATGATGTGACCCAACTTCAAAATACGGTTTTTATGGGCCTGCGTATCATGGCAAGGGCGCCATTGATCGTAATCGGCGGGGCGATAATGGCCATTGCGGTAGATTTTAAACTCTCCCTTGTTTTGGTCATTTCGATTCCGGTTCTTGTTTTTTTTCTTGGCTGGGTTATGAAACGAGCGGCTATTCTATTTAAGCTCGTACAGAAAAAGCTCGATAATGTCAACGGTGTCATGAGGGAAAACCTGATAGGCATGCGCTTGATCAAAGCCTTTCTTCGTAAGGAGCATGAAATTGGACGGTTTGACGATGCAAATGACGAGTTGAAAAGAAAGACTATGTCTTCCCTTCGTTTAATTGAAACGACCATGCCTGTACTGATGCTGGTCATGAATGTGGCAATTCTGATCATTCTCTGGCTTGGAAGCGAATTTATTACAACGGGAGATATACAGGTAGGGGAAGTTGTGGCGATTGTAAACTATGCCACAAGGATTGCGGCATCACTTTCCGTTTTTTCATGGCTGATCATGGTCATTTCCCGTGCGAAGGCTTCCGCGGAACGTGTGACGGAAATATTTGAAACCCCGATAGATATTGATGAGGGTAAGTTGGAAAGCAAGAGTGAGGCCGTCAATGGGGGAGGCATAAAGTTCCTGGATGTATCTTTCCGCTACCCTGGAACAGATGCACCGGTATTGAAAAACTTGAACTTTTCTATCGATCTGGGAGAATCGCTTGCCATCATAGGAGCGACGGGATCAGGGAAAACATCCTTGTTCCAGCTGATTCCGAGATTATACGAAGTTGAAAGCGGCTCCATTCAAATAGATGGCCAGGATGTGAAAGATATTCCCTTGAATTCGCTGCGGAAAAGGATTGGCTATGTACCGCAGGAAGCCCTTCTTTTTTCAGGAACCATAAAAAGTAATGTTGCCTGGGGAAAAGAAGGGGCATCAATGGAGGAAATCATGGCAGCAGCCATGCATGCCCAGGTTCATGAAACCATCATGAAACTCCCGAAACAATATGAAACGCAGTTAGGGCAAAAAGGAGTGAATCTGTCCGGAGGGCAAAAACAGCGGTTATCGATTGCGAGAGCATTGGTGCGCAAACCGAAGATTCTCATTCTGGATGATAGTACGAGTGCGCTGGATTTGAAAACGGAAAGTAGATTACTCGCCGCTTTAAAGGCCTATACATGCACAACGCTCATCATTACACAAAAAATCAGCACAGCCATGGAGGCGGACAAAATCTTGTTACTGGAAAATGGTCAAGTGCTTGCACTAGGGAAACATCAGGATTTGATTCAATCAAGTGATCTTTATCGAAAAATCGTTCACTCACAGTTTGGGGAGGAGGGAGTTTCTCTTGAGTCCAAGAATATCTCCCGTTAA
- a CDS encoding ABC transporter ATP-binding protein — MSPRISPVKAKSKPVYSWNTIKRIIPYLATNKSLLFCVLFMVLVSSVLGLLGPFLVGMAIDDYIVTKDSEGLFSLLIGLLGVYLFYSLSMWLQNYWMIGIAQDTVYAMRNQLFKKLHQLSIPFFDRRQHGELMSRVTNDIENVSSTLNSSVIQIFSSVLTLVGTIGVMLYLSPLLTVLTLFIVPLMFFGLRWITNRTGKLFKEQQKNLGELNGFIEETISGQRIVKAFSQEDKVIRDFITRSENLKKAGFLSQSYSGLIPKLMNLLNNLSFTVIAAVGGFLALSGIGTVSIGGIVIFTEYSRQFTRPLNDLANQFNTLLSAVAGAERVFTILDEKEEEVDEKQASELRDVCGEVDFEGVTFSYNDEDQTIYDVSFHAEKGETIALVGPTGAGKTTIINLLARFYEPNNGRILIDGQNIQQVTRSSLRKHMGFVLQDSFLFQGTIRENIRYGRLEAGDEEVVDAAKLANAHSFIMKMPERYDTILNQDGGGISQGQRQLLSIARAILADPVLLILDEATSSIDTITELKIQEALHRLMEGRTSFVIAHRLNTIQQSDQILVLDEGKVIEKGSHDELLKQRGFYYDLYRSSLKENQTG; from the coding sequence TTGAGTCCAAGAATATCTCCCGTTAAGGCAAAGTCAAAACCGGTCTATTCATGGAATACGATAAAAAGGATCATCCCCTACTTAGCAACGAATAAAAGCCTGCTATTTTGTGTCCTTTTCATGGTACTGGTAAGCTCCGTTTTAGGATTGCTCGGCCCCTTTCTTGTTGGGATGGCGATCGATGATTATATTGTTACAAAGGATAGCGAGGGGCTGTTCAGCCTTCTTATCGGGCTTCTCGGAGTCTATCTATTCTATTCCCTATCCATGTGGCTTCAGAATTATTGGATGATCGGAATCGCGCAGGATACGGTTTATGCGATGCGCAATCAATTGTTCAAGAAGCTTCACCAGTTATCCATTCCCTTTTTTGACCGGCGTCAGCATGGGGAATTGATGAGTAGGGTCACGAATGATATAGAAAACGTCAGTTCCACTTTGAATAGTTCCGTGATCCAGATTTTTTCAAGTGTGCTGACACTGGTCGGGACGATTGGAGTGATGTTGTATTTAAGCCCTCTATTGACTGTTTTAACCTTATTCATCGTTCCTCTTATGTTCTTCGGGCTGAGGTGGATAACGAACCGGACGGGAAAGCTTTTTAAAGAACAGCAGAAGAACCTTGGAGAACTGAATGGGTTTATAGAAGAAACGATTTCGGGACAACGGATCGTAAAGGCTTTTTCGCAGGAAGATAAAGTGATCCGTGATTTTATCACCCGGAGTGAAAACTTAAAGAAAGCCGGATTTCTATCACAATCATACTCCGGGCTGATTCCAAAACTGATGAATTTACTCAACAACTTAAGTTTTACGGTAATTGCCGCAGTCGGCGGGTTTTTGGCGTTGAGTGGCATAGGCACGGTTTCCATCGGGGGCATTGTTATTTTCACCGAGTATTCAAGGCAATTCACCCGTCCGCTCAATGACCTGGCTAATCAATTCAATACACTCCTCTCAGCTGTTGCTGGTGCTGAGCGGGTTTTCACCATACTTGATGAAAAAGAAGAAGAAGTGGATGAGAAACAGGCTTCTGAACTTCGGGATGTCTGTGGTGAGGTGGACTTTGAGGGTGTTACATTTTCATACAATGATGAGGACCAAACGATATATGATGTTAGTTTTCATGCAGAAAAAGGGGAGACCATCGCGCTTGTAGGTCCCACTGGGGCCGGTAAGACAACGATCATTAATCTTCTTGCCCGTTTTTACGAGCCAAACAACGGCCGGATCTTGATTGATGGCCAGAATATCCAGCAGGTGACCAGATCAAGTCTCCGCAAGCATATGGGTTTTGTTTTACAGGATTCCTTTTTATTTCAGGGTACGATTCGTGAAAATATCCGCTACGGTCGACTGGAGGCGGGAGATGAAGAAGTGGTGGATGCAGCCAAGCTTGCCAATGCCCATTCCTTTATCATGAAAATGCCAGAACGATATGATACCATCTTGAATCAGGATGGCGGTGGAATCAGTCAGGGACAGCGCCAGCTTTTATCGATTGCCAGGGCCATTTTAGCCGATCCCGTTCTATTGATTTTGGATGAAGCGACAAGTAGCATAGATACGATTACCGAGCTTAAAATCCAGGAAGCATTACACCGTTTGATGGAGGGGAGGACAAGTTTTGTCATTGCCCATCGATTGAATACGATCCAGCAAAGTGATCAAATCCTGGTGCTTGATGAAGGAAAGGTCATTGAAAAGGGATCACATGATGAATTGTTGAAGCAAAGGGGTTTTTATTACGATCTCTATCGCAGTTCATTAAAGGAAAATCAGACCGGATGA
- a CDS encoding MerR family transcriptional regulator: MFHYFVDIYLFPHNTNGRRYYTEKDLKRLEKICLLKSLSVSLDDIKTVLDKKSFKELLLHQQQQTFASIEEAENNETKCNPQV; the protein is encoded by the coding sequence ATTTTCCATTATTTTGTCGATATTTACCTCTTTCCCCACAATACAAATGGCCGCAGGTATTATACGGAAAAAGACCTGAAAAGGCTCGAGAAAATCTGTCTACTCAAAAGCCTTTCGGTCTCTTTGGATGATATAAAAACCGTATTGGATAAAAAATCCTTCAAAGAATTGCTCCTCCATCAACAACAACAGACGTTTGCGAGCATAGAGGAAGCGGAAAACAATGAGACGAAATGCAACCCCCAAGTTTAA
- a CDS encoding carbon starvation CstA family protein translates to MKALKSVILWGIISAVGAVSFGVVALNRGESINAMWIVTAALCVYSIAYRFYSKFIAQKVFELDDNRQTPSEANNDGKDYVPTNKWVLFGHHFAAIAGAGPLVGPILAAQMGYLPGTLWLVVGVVLAGAVQDFIILFGSMRRNGKSLGEMIKEEIGPITGLIAMIGILGIMIILLAVLALVVVKALVGSPWGMFTIASTIPIAVLMGIYMRYIRPGRVGEGSIIGIVLLMLALYFGRFVSESATLAPMFTFSGETIAIMLIVYGFVASVLPVWMLLAPRDYLSTFLKIGTIIGLALGIFIVMPSLEMPAVTQFIDGTGPVFSGNLFPFLFITIACGAVSGFHALVSSGTTPKMIERESHSRPIGYGAMLTESFVAIMAMIAACVLTPGIYFAINSPGAVIGTEPAQVAATISDWGFILTPEMITGLADDVGEETILSRTGGAPTFAIGMAHIFSQVIGGASLMAFWYHFAILFEALFILTTIDAGTRVGRFMIQDIIGTFYKPFAETNKWLPNIIATAICVIGWGYFLYQGVIDPLGGINTLWPLFGIANQMLSAIALLLGTTVLFKMGKKAYTWVTLVPTTFLLIVTMTAGWQKLFHENPAIGFLAHKDKFKAAYDSGEVLAPAANLAEMKRVIVNDYVDAALCAIFMIVVITVLISAIRLWIKVLKNQKIDLHESPYVSRRTS, encoded by the coding sequence ATGAAAGCGCTTAAGTCGGTTATTCTTTGGGGGATCATATCAGCAGTGGGTGCGGTGAGTTTTGGTGTCGTCGCGCTAAACCGAGGGGAAAGCATCAATGCCATGTGGATTGTCACTGCAGCACTCTGTGTTTATTCAATTGCCTATCGCTTTTATAGTAAATTCATTGCACAGAAAGTGTTTGAGCTAGATGATAATCGCCAGACTCCATCTGAAGCGAATAATGATGGGAAGGACTACGTGCCTACAAATAAATGGGTGCTGTTTGGCCACCATTTTGCAGCAATTGCAGGAGCTGGCCCTCTTGTAGGCCCCATCCTTGCAGCGCAAATGGGATATTTGCCAGGGACGCTTTGGCTTGTAGTCGGAGTTGTATTAGCTGGTGCCGTTCAGGATTTCATCATTCTCTTTGGTTCGATGCGCCGTAACGGCAAGTCATTGGGAGAAATGATCAAAGAGGAAATTGGTCCGATTACAGGTTTGATAGCAATGATCGGTATCCTGGGTATCATGATTATTTTATTAGCGGTACTTGCCCTGGTTGTCGTTAAAGCGCTGGTGGGCAGTCCATGGGGGATGTTCACGATTGCCTCGACCATACCGATTGCAGTCCTTATGGGCATCTATATGCGCTATATACGGCCGGGACGGGTTGGTGAAGGATCGATTATTGGAATCGTACTATTGATGCTTGCGTTATATTTCGGCCGCTTTGTATCCGAAAGCGCTACGTTGGCGCCAATGTTCACTTTCAGTGGGGAAACGATCGCCATCATGTTGATTGTATACGGATTCGTTGCCTCCGTTTTGCCGGTATGGATGCTATTGGCACCGCGTGATTACTTAAGCACATTCTTGAAAATCGGTACGATCATCGGACTTGCACTAGGAATCTTTATAGTCATGCCGAGCCTTGAAATGCCTGCCGTCACTCAATTCATTGATGGAACAGGACCCGTATTTTCCGGAAATTTATTCCCGTTCCTATTCATTACGATCGCTTGTGGAGCGGTATCTGGATTCCATGCACTCGTTTCATCGGGTACAACTCCTAAAATGATTGAACGCGAATCCCATTCACGTCCAATCGGGTACGGGGCGATGTTGACTGAATCTTTTGTAGCCATCATGGCGATGATAGCAGCCTGTGTACTGACGCCAGGGATCTATTTTGCCATTAATAGCCCGGGGGCCGTTATAGGTACGGAGCCGGCTCAAGTGGCTGCTACGATATCCGATTGGGGTTTCATTTTGACACCTGAAATGATTACTGGCCTTGCGGATGATGTTGGGGAAGAGACCATTCTATCCCGAACTGGAGGGGCTCCAACCTTTGCAATCGGTATGGCCCATATCTTCTCGCAAGTGATTGGTGGAGCGTCCCTGATGGCGTTCTGGTATCATTTTGCAATCCTGTTCGAGGCATTGTTCATATTGACCACCATTGATGCGGGAACAAGGGTAGGGCGTTTTATGATACAGGATATTATCGGCACCTTTTACAAGCCATTTGCCGAAACGAATAAATGGCTGCCCAATATTATTGCAACTGCCATTTGTGTAATCGGTTGGGGATACTTCCTTTATCAAGGGGTCATAGATCCTCTTGGCGGGATCAATACCCTTTGGCCATTGTTTGGAATTGCGAATCAGATGCTTTCCGCCATTGCATTGCTGCTTGGGACGACAGTCCTTTTCAAAATGGGCAAAAAAGCGTACACATGGGTCACACTCGTCCCTACTACATTCTTATTGATAGTGACCATGACAGCTGGATGGCAAAAGCTGTTCCACGAAAACCCGGCGATAGGCTTTTTAGCGCATAAGGATAAATTTAAAGCGGCCTATGATAGTGGGGAAGTTCTTGCTCCGGCAGCAAATCTAGCCGAGATGAAACGGGTTATCGTCAATGATTATGTGGATGCAGCCCTTTGTGCCATCTTCATGATCGTTGTGATCACTGTCCTGATTTCTGCCATTAGGTTATGGATAAAAGTCTTGAAGAACCAGAAAATAGATTTACATGAATCGCCTTATGTATCAAGAAGGACATCATAA
- a CDS encoding YbdD/YjiX family protein: MLKRLVKILSYRKQFVSLLVGVPSYDTYVAHMSVHHPDDPVKTRKEFFCEAQDERYNAKGGKVSRCC, encoded by the coding sequence ATGTTGAAAAGATTAGTTAAGATTCTCAGCTACAGAAAGCAATTCGTCAGTTTGCTTGTCGGCGTTCCAAGTTATGATACCTATGTGGCACATATGAGCGTGCACCATCCTGATGATCCTGTAAAAACCAGGAAAGAATTTTTCTGCGAAGCCCAGGATGAACGGTATAACGCAAAGGGTGGCAAGGTGTCTCGTTGCTGTTAA
- a CDS encoding ammonium transporter encodes MQMADSVFMFLATMMVWLMTPGIALFYGGMVKSKNVLNTAMHSYMPLAVISILWVLIGYSLSFSPGNTLLGGLDWVGLKDVGFEPGPYSETIPHSLFMLFQMTFAVLTVSIIAGGIAERMKFSAFLIFTILWSLFVYAPVAHWVWGGGWLAEMGTLDFAGGNVVHISSGVAGLVLAIMLGKRKESGDSAPHNLPLTFLGGSLIWFGWYGFNVGSALTINEVAMNVFVNTAVAAAAGIIGWLIVEYMANKKATLLGAVSGAISGLVAITPACGFVTPASSIIIGVVGGAVCFWGVFFLKNKLGYDDALDAFGLHGIGGTWGGIATGLFATTSVNENGANGLFYGDFNLLWKQLVAIVATYIFVAVVTYVIAKVINLFVPLRVSEEDESMGLDLTLHGEKAYHESI; translated from the coding sequence ATGCAAATGGCAGATTCGGTATTCATGTTTTTGGCGACGATGATGGTTTGGCTAATGACACCAGGGATTGCCCTGTTTTATGGAGGGATGGTAAAAAGTAAAAATGTCCTGAATACGGCGATGCATAGTTACATGCCGCTGGCAGTCATTTCGATTCTTTGGGTACTGATTGGGTATTCATTATCGTTTTCACCTGGAAATACACTCCTGGGCGGCTTGGACTGGGTTGGTTTAAAAGATGTAGGCTTCGAACCTGGTCCATACAGCGAAACAATTCCTCATAGTTTATTCATGTTATTCCAAATGACTTTTGCCGTTTTAACAGTCTCGATCATTGCAGGTGGCATTGCCGAGCGGATGAAGTTTTCTGCATTCTTGATTTTTACGATCCTTTGGTCTTTATTCGTATACGCTCCTGTTGCTCACTGGGTATGGGGTGGGGGCTGGTTAGCGGAGATGGGTACACTTGACTTTGCAGGCGGCAACGTTGTTCATATATCTTCCGGGGTTGCCGGTCTGGTATTAGCAATCATGTTAGGTAAAAGGAAAGAGTCAGGGGACAGTGCGCCACATAATCTTCCTTTAACATTCCTTGGCGGATCACTAATTTGGTTCGGTTGGTATGGCTTCAATGTCGGTAGCGCACTGACAATCAATGAAGTGGCCATGAATGTATTCGTTAATACAGCCGTTGCAGCAGCAGCTGGTATCATAGGCTGGCTGATCGTCGAGTATATGGCTAATAAGAAGGCAACGTTGCTTGGTGCAGTATCAGGAGCTATTTCAGGGTTGGTTGCGATTACACCTGCTTGTGGATTCGTAACGCCCGCTTCTTCCATCATCATCGGGGTCGTCGGCGGTGCTGTATGTTTCTGGGGTGTATTCTTCCTGAAGAATAAACTGGGATACGATGATGCTCTGGATGCTTTCGGATTACATGGGATCGGTGGTACATGGGGTGGCATCGCTACAGGTTTATTCGCGACCACTTCCGTCAACGAAAACGGGGCAAATGGTTTATTCTATGGAGATTTCAACTTATTGTGGAAGCAGCTTGTAGCAATCGTTGCGACTTATATTTTCGTTGCCGTGGTCACTTATGTCATTGCTAAAGTCATTAACCTGTTCGTTCCGTTACGTGTCAGTGAGGAAGATGAGTCAATGGGGCTTGATCTTACACTTCATGGAGAAAAGGCCTATCATGAATCAATTTAA
- a CDS encoding P-II family nitrogen regulator has translation MSEVLTKIEIITRPIKFEQFKAELAKIGVSGMTVSEVKGTGLQKSYVETYRGRNREMSLHDRMKIEIVVCEVPVQDVVDVARKFLSTGKPGDGKIFIYELANVVNIRTGKEGHDALKNEI, from the coding sequence ATGTCCGAGGTTTTAACGAAAATAGAAATCATTACACGTCCTATCAAGTTTGAACAATTCAAAGCGGAACTTGCAAAAATAGGGGTAAGCGGAATGACTGTATCGGAAGTAAAAGGAACGGGTCTTCAGAAAAGTTATGTGGAAACATATAGAGGCAGAAACCGGGAAATGTCATTGCATGACCGGATGAAAATCGAAATTGTCGTGTGTGAAGTGCCAGTTCAGGATGTTGTGGATGTAGCAAGAAAATTCTTAAGCACCGGTAAACCGGGTGACGGTAAAATCTTCATTTATGAATTGGCGAATGTTGTGAATATCCGTACCGGAAAAGAAGGTCATGATGCGTTAAAGAATGAAATCTAA
- a CDS encoding LytTR family DNA-binding domain-containing protein, which translates to MDQFTVESVLNIIREFVPKDASISVADSEKYIYYQPSKQVDLRIKPGDRISENTATYKALSVRKKIGVQVESNVFGVPYYGLSVPIMDEGNPLGAVTAILPTKPLILPTSFLTIKIDGHWIPLPYDQIMYLEAQNRKTKIQSERVSGFHKMNLSELEFILPNDLFIRVHRSYIVNINYIQEILPDFHSTFLLIMKDNSKIQVSQTYASQFRRALGF; encoded by the coding sequence ATGGATCAATTTACGGTCGAATCCGTTTTAAATATCATCAGGGAGTTTGTACCGAAGGATGCTTCAATTTCTGTTGCTGATTCCGAAAAATACATCTATTATCAACCGAGCAAACAAGTTGACCTTAGAATAAAACCGGGTGATCGAATTAGTGAAAACACGGCGACATATAAAGCGTTGAGTGTTCGTAAAAAAATTGGGGTGCAAGTGGAAAGTAATGTGTTTGGTGTACCTTACTATGGGTTGAGTGTGCCTATCATGGACGAGGGCAATCCTTTAGGCGCGGTAACAGCCATTTTGCCAACAAAGCCATTAATTTTACCGACATCATTCTTGACCATTAAAATAGATGGTCACTGGATACCGCTTCCATATGATCAAATTATGTATTTGGAAGCTCAAAATAGGAAAACTAAAATTCAGTCCGAACGCGTGAGTGGATTTCATAAAATGAACCTAAGTGAATTGGAATTCATTTTACCTAATGATTTATTCATTCGTGTACATCGTTCGTACATCGTCAATATCAACTATATACAAGAGATCCTTCCTGATTTTCATTCTACATTTTTACTAATAATGAAGGACAATTCCAAAATTCAAGTCAGTCAAACATATGCAAGTCAATTTAGAAGAGCTTTGGGATTTTAG
- a CDS encoding acetyl-CoA hydrolase/transferase family protein — translation MNESVFKKIRNEQFKGKVVTAEEAASWIKDGMKLGMSGFTRAGDAKVIPMALVERAKTEKFKVDVYTGASLGPEVDQHMAEAGIINKRLPFQADKGIRNKINADEVTYVDQHLSHTAEQVRQGIVGPIDIAIIEALAITEEGLIIPTTSVGNSAIFVQEAKHVIIEMNVSHPEGLEGMHDIYTPAKQGEREPIPMTSVSDRLGSIGIPVDPEKVMGIVVSTDLDAPSTIVPPDAETATIANHLINFLRGEIKAGRLTESLAPLQSGVGSVANAVFAGFLDSEFKELEVYSEVLQDAVFDLIDAGKVKFASGCSITLAEEKGKQVYGELDKYRDKLVLRPQEISNHPEIIRRLGLISINTALECDIYGNVNSTHVSGTRMMNGIGGSGDFARNSRLGIFVTKSYAKGGNISSIVPFVSHVDHTEHDVDVLVTEQGIADLRGLAPKERVELIIENCAHPDYRQQLRAYFTEAVAQTGGHQTPHILEKAFSWHTNLAKNGTMLETVLQDQK, via the coding sequence ATGAACGAAAGCGTTTTCAAAAAAATTCGCAACGAACAATTTAAGGGGAAAGTAGTTACAGCGGAAGAAGCAGCTTCCTGGATTAAAGATGGGATGAAACTCGGTATGAGTGGATTTACCCGTGCTGGTGATGCTAAGGTCATTCCGATGGCTCTAGTTGAAAGGGCTAAAACTGAAAAATTCAAAGTTGACGTTTATACTGGTGCTTCATTAGGACCGGAAGTCGACCAACATATGGCGGAAGCCGGTATCATAAACAAACGTTTGCCGTTCCAAGCGGATAAAGGCATTCGCAATAAAATCAATGCTGATGAAGTCACTTATGTGGATCAGCATTTATCTCATACAGCTGAACAAGTTCGTCAAGGCATTGTCGGACCTATAGATATTGCTATCATCGAAGCATTGGCGATTACGGAAGAAGGATTAATCATCCCGACAACTTCTGTAGGTAACTCAGCCATATTCGTTCAAGAAGCTAAACATGTAATCATTGAAATGAACGTGTCCCATCCAGAAGGATTGGAAGGGATGCATGATATATATACACCAGCTAAACAAGGGGAACGCGAACCGATTCCTATGACTAGCGTAAGCGATCGCCTGGGATCGATTGGAATTCCGGTTGACCCTGAAAAAGTAATGGGGATCGTCGTTTCTACAGATCTTGATGCACCTTCTACAATCGTGCCGCCGGATGCAGAAACTGCAACGATCGCTAACCACCTCATAAACTTCCTTCGTGGAGAAATCAAGGCTGGCCGTTTAACTGAAAGCCTTGCTCCGCTTCAGTCAGGTGTAGGTTCCGTGGCAAATGCAGTATTCGCTGGCTTTCTTGATTCTGAATTTAAAGAATTGGAAGTGTATTCAGAAGTACTGCAAGATGCTGTATTCGATTTAATCGATGCTGGAAAAGTTAAATTCGCTTCAGGGTGTTCGATTACATTAGCTGAAGAAAAAGGAAAACAAGTATACGGTGAGCTTGATAAATACCGTGATAAACTAGTTCTTCGTCCACAAGAAATATCTAACCATCCTGAAATCATCCGTCGTCTTGGTTTGATTTCAATCAATACAGCGTTAGAGTGCGATATCTACGGTAACGTAAACTCGACACATGTTTCTGGGACAAGAATGATGAATGGAATCGGTGGATCAGGAGATTTTGCCCGTAATTCACGCCTAGGCATTTTCGTTACGAAATCATATGCAAAAGGCGGCAACATTTCCAGTATCGTTCCTTTCGTTTCTCATGTGGATCATACTGAACATGATGTGGATGTATTAGTGACAGAGCAAGGGATCGCTGATTTACGTGGTTTGGCACCAAAAGAGCGCGTAGAGCTAATCATCGAAAACTGTGCACATCCTGACTACCGTCAACAGCTTCGTGCATATTTCACTGAAGCTGTCGCGCAAACTGGAGGACATCAAACTCCACATATTCTTGAAAAAGCATTCTCATGGCATACAAACCTGGCTAAAAACGGTACGATGCTTGAAACAGTGCTTCAAGATCAAAAATAA